In Oryza glaberrima chromosome 8, OglaRS2, whole genome shotgun sequence, the following are encoded in one genomic region:
- the LOC127782025 gene encoding uncharacterized protein LOC127782025 — protein MKRKKGPAVDLKSFLVKAAAKKANQRQTPGEGNLDPGEGNLNPVETNLTPVETNLNPSCNESQMQLVIYEGHHHENESGSPASSSTIPIDPEMGEIPGANDESQSSDEDNDGGMYDIEHDPGLRTPISKYDVNDQDSVRRSYIALGPCRPKMKNTDFPQHSCGGMRRFLPKWFDEFKWLEYSVHRDAAYCFFCYLFKESIHGGDAFVNGGFRSWNMKGRFHKHCGAVNSAHCEAEEKYNLFMKPKSSIHESFASNSAQVKADYEARLLWSLKCIRYLLRQGLAFRGHDESRNSENKGNFRELLQWLAGNFEEVNKVVLGNAPSKCQMIDHKIQKQLIGSCAHETTKFIIEELGDECFAILADESSDAYQQEQLALCLRFVNKAGQPVERFLGLVHVEDTTSLTLKEAIKSLLMDYQLPLSKIRGQGYDGASNMKGHVNGLKKLIMDDSPSAYYVHCFAHQLQLTLVAVAKENTDCAWFFAQLAYLLNVLGMSCKKICMLRVAQAEYMIEALKLGEIETGQGLNQEMGLARPGDTRWGSHYRTVMHVMSLYPSIKKVLFKIGKECTGAEAIGAQTMLEVFQSFEFVFLLHLMNDMFGYTTDFCQALQKREQDVVNAMDLLAFTKVELDVLREDDGWREFLGKVTSFCVKHKVKVVDMDGKYKPIQRSRKFYKDAINYHRFHADMFLGVIDRQLQELNNRFDEVNTELLRCMASFNPSKEFSAFNVESLVKLAGFYPHDFDFEEMNRLPFQLNRYISDVTKDEKFTNLKGLAELSMMLVKTERVCRYELVYRLLKLVLVLPVATAGVERVFSSMNYIKNKLRNKMGQKYLNDCLVTFIEREFFLQAKDKDIIDYFQNIKRRKVNI, from the exons CTGCTGCAAAGAAGGCAAATCAAAGACAAACTCCGGGTGAGGGCAATTTGGATCCGGGTGAGGGCAATTTGAATCCGGTTGAGACTAATTTGACTCCAGTTGAGACTAATTTAAATCCTTCTTGCAATGAGAGTCAAATGCAATTGGTCATTTATGAAGGTCATCATCATGAGAATGAGAGTGGTAGTCCAGCAAGCAGTAGCACAATACCAATTGATCCAGAGATGGGTGAAATTCCAGGAGCAAATGATGAATCTCAATCTAGTGATGAAGACAACGATGGTGGCATGTATGACATAGAGCATGATCCTGGACTGAGGACTCCTATCTCAAAGTATGATGTCAATGACCAAGATTCAGTTAGAAGGTCTTACATTGCATTGGGGCCATGCCGACCAAAGATGAAGAACACTGATTTCCCGCAACATAGCTGTGGAGGTATGCGCCGCTTCCTACCAAAATGGTTTGATGAGTTCAAGTGGCTTGAGTATAGTGTGCATCGAGATGCcgcatattgttttttttgctatttgttCAAAGAAAGCATTCATGGTGGAGATGCTTTTGTCAATGGAGGGTTTAGAAGTTGGAATATGAAAGGTAGATTCCATAAGCATTGTGGTGCTGTTAATAGTGCTCATTGTGAAGCTGAAGAGAAATACAATTTGTTCATGAAACCTAAATCATCAATTCATGAGTCCTTTGCATCAAATAGTGCACAAGTTAAGGCCGACTATGAAGCTCGCTTGTTATGGTCGCTTAAGTGCATAAGATATTTATTGAGGCAGGGGTTGGCTTTTCGTGGTCACGATGAGTCAAGGAATTCAGAGAATAAAGGGAATTTCAGGGAACTTTTGCAATGGCTGGCAGGGAACTTTGAAGAGGTTAATAAGGTGGTTCTAGGAAATGCTCCTAGCAAATGTCAGATGATAGACCACAAGATTCAGAAACAACTCATTGGCTCATGTGCTCATGAAACaactaaatttatcatagaGGAACTTGGTGATgagtgttttgcaatccttGCTGATGAATCTAGTGATGCCTACCAACAAGAGCAATTGGCTCTTTGCTTGCGGTTTGTTAATAAAGCAGGACAACCGGTTGAGCGGTTTCTTGGCCTTGTCCATGTTGAAGATACCACATCCTTGACTCTTAAAGAAGCAATCAAGTCCTTGCTTATGGACTATCAGTTGCCATTGTCCAAGATACGTGGACAAGGATATGATGGTGCTAGTAACATGAAGGGTCATGTTAATGGGTTGAAGAAACTAATTATGGATGATTCTCCTTCTGCTTATTACGTTCACTGTTTTGCCCATCAGCTTCAACTAACCCTTGTAGCGGTTGCTAAGGAGAACACTGATTGTGCATGGTTTTTTGCGCAACTTGCATACTTGTTGAATGTCCTCGGGATGTCATGTAAAAAGATTTGCATGCTTCGCGTAGCTCAAGCTGAGTATATGATTGAGGCATTGAAATTGGGTGAAATTGAAACTGGCCAGGGTTTGAATCAAGAGATGGGCTTAGCAAGGCCAG GTGATACACGATGGGGGTCTCACTACAGAACTGTAATGCATGTTATGTCTCTATATCCATCAATCAAGAAAGTTCTCTTCAAGATTGGCAAAGAGTGTACAGGGGCTGAGGCTATAGGAGCTCAAACTATGCTAGAAGTATTTCAATCTTTTGAGTTTGTTTTCTTGCTCCACTTGATGAATGATATGTTTGGATACACCACTGACTTTTGCCAAGCTTTGCAAAAGAGGGAGCAAGATGTCGTGAATGCGATGGATCTTCTTGCCTTTACAAAGGTAGAACTTGATGTTTTGAGAGAAGATGATGGATGGCGGGAATTCCTTGGGAAGGTtacttctttttgtgtgaagCACAAAGTTAAAGTTGTTGACATGGATGGGAAGTATAAGCCTATACAAAGATCAAGGAAGTTTTATAAAGATGCCATTAATTACCATCGGTTTCATGCTGATATGTTTTTGGGTGTCATTGATAGGCAACTTCAAGAGCTGAATAACAGGTTTGATGAGGTAAACACAGAACTCCTTAGATGTATGGCATCATTCAATCCATCAAAAGAATTTTCAGCTTTTAATGTTGAGAGCTTAGTTAAGCTTGCTGGGTTTTATCCTCATGATTTTGATTTCGAAGAAATGAACCGGCTTCCTTTTCAACTCAACCGCTATATTAGTGATGTGACCAAAGATGAGAAATTCACTAATTTGAAAGGTCTAGCAGAACTATCTATGATGCTTGTCAAAACAGAGAGGGTTTGTCGGTATGAACTTGTTTATAGACTTCTCAAATTGGTTCTAGTTCTCCCTGTTGCAACTGCTGGTGTTGAGAGGGTCTTTTCTTCAATGAACTACATCAAAAACAAGTTGAGAAACAAGATGGGgcaaaaatatttgaatgattGTTTGGTTACATTCATTGAAAGAGAATTCTTTTTGCAAGCTAAGGACAAGGACATCATCGATTATTTCCAAAATATCAAGCGTCGAAAAGTTAATATCTAA
- the LOC127782194 gene encoding flavone 3'-O-methyltransferase 1 yields MGSTAADMAAAADEEACMYALQLASSSILPMTLKNAIELGLLETLQSAAVAGGGGKAALLTPAEVAEKLPSNANPAAADMVDRMLRLLASYNVVRCEMEEGADGKLSRRYAAAPVCKWLTPNEDGVSMAALALMNQDKVLMESWYYLKDAVLDGGIPFNKAYGMTAFEYHGTDARFNRVFNEGMKNHSVIITKKLLDLYTGFDAASTVIDVGGGVGATVAAVVSRHPHIRGINYDLPHVISEAPPFPGVEHVGGDMFASVPRGGDAILMKWILHDWSDEHCARLLKNCYDALPEHGKVVVVECVLPESSDATAREQGVFHVDMIMLAHNPGGKERYEREFRELARAAGFTGFKATYIYANAWAIEFTK; encoded by the exons ATGGGTTCTACAGCCGCCGacatggccgcggcggccgacgaggaggcgtGCATGTACGCGCTGCAGctggcgtcgtcgtcgatccTGCCGATGACGCTCAAGAACGCCATCGAGCTGGGCCTGCTCGAGACGCTgcagtccgccgccgtcgccggaggagggggGAAGGCGGCGCTGCtgacgccggcggaggtggccgaGAAGCTGCCGTCCAACGCgaacccggcggcggccgacatGGTGGACCGCATGCTCCGCCTGCTCGCCTCCTACAACGTCGTCAGGTGCGAGATGGAGGAGGGCGCCGACGGCAAGCTCTCCCGCCGctacgccgccgcgccggtgtgCAAGTGGCTGACGCCCAACGAGGACGGCGTCTCCATGGCCGCCCTCGCCCTCATGAACCAGGACAAGGTCCTCATGGAGAGCTG GTACTACCTTAAGGACGCAGTCCTGGACGGCGGCATCCCGTTCAACAAGGCGTACGGGATGACGGCGTTCGAGTACCACGGCACGGACGCCCGCTTCAACCGCGTCTTCAACGAGGGCATGAAGAACCACTCCGTCATCATCACCAAGAAGCTGCTCGACCTCTACACCGGCTtcgacgccgcctccaccgtcatcgacgtcggcggcggcgtgggcgccactgtggccgccgtcgtctcccgcCACCCGCACATCCGGGGGATCAACTACGACCTCCCCCACGTCATCTCCGaggcgccgccgttccccggGGTGGAGCACGTCGGCGGCGACATGTTCGCCTCCGtgccccgcggcggcgacgccatcCTGATGAAGTGGATCCTCCACGACTGGAGCGACGAGCACTGCGCGCGTCTGCTCAAGAACTGCTACGACGCGCTGCCGGAGCAcgggaaggtggtggtggtggagtgcGTGCTGCCGGAGAGCTCcgacgcgacggcgagggaGCAGGGGGTGTTCCACGTCGACATGATCATGCTCGCCCACAACCCCGGCGGCAAGGAGAGGTACGAGAGGGAGTTCAGGGagctcgcccgcgccgccggatTCACCGGCTTCAAGGCCACCTACATCTACGCCAACGCCTGGGCCATCGAGTTCACCAAGTAG